From Fundulus heteroclitus isolate FHET01 unplaced genomic scaffold, MU-UCD_Fhet_4.1 scaffold_80, whole genome shotgun sequence:
AGCCACCCAGCATGGGATGGTTATGAGTTTAGAGCACATTAAAAAGGATGCTAGGGGCGAATCGTCTCCACCGTTGTGAGTATGATGACTTGGGTCATATTAAGGAAAACGtgctcacgttttattaattcgaggactcaattaaaagaaaacatgctcacgttttattaatttgagggctcaattaaaggaaacgtgctcacaaattatcacgacctgaaaaaaaacatcacttaaAGTGCACTCTCCGGGCTCCGTACTTTTCTGCCAATATAGTAAATTTACAGGTAGATGTTAGTGTGaggtttgcctttttttttttttttattccttcatCACATGACATTTTAAGGCAGTAAGATCTTTTTTACTCTATGTTTTCAAACAAGATTACGCCttcttgaatttatttaacaaaacagCTTAATTTCCTAACTGTTTGGCCCATGTTGTTGGACCTTCTCAGCGTCTTCTCCAGagattcctgctgctgctgctgttgccgGAGGTGTTGCAGCATTTCTTCTGGGAGTTGCTGTAATTGTTGGCGTCTTCTGGTTGAGGAAACGTAATGGTGAGAAGACAATGTATTTTCTAcatgaaataatttgaaattaatGTTAATTATTTATGAGCTGATAGTTCACTACTTCATTtatagtgtttatttttatattccaGGATTCAAGCAAGTTGATGGTAATTATTACTCCTTTAAGTTGTTTTCTGGTAATACGTGAGTGGTATTATATTTACAGTAACAGGCAAGAGTTCACATTTTGCTGTTTGTCTTGACAGGAGAAGAATAAAGGACGACATTTGACTGGGTGGAGAGTCAATAAATTCACACCTCAAGCTTCCAATGGACACGTCTCCATAGAGGGCTAATGCTGCATGAAGGATTGTTGTTGTACCATTATGTTGTGTCCAGCAGcaaaaattaacacaatatggcaaacagactggactggatGTAAGCTTTACTTGGTGGAACCTTTTCTGTTCATCTCTAGTGAGAGGAGCTCTGAATACACACTTGCTGAAGCCAAGTACCTCAGAAAGCCTCCTGGATCAACTTGTTTAGATATCTTGGAGCTGGACTTCTATAAATGAGCGGTGGCTTCATTTGAGGCTAAAACAATTCACACAGAGTTACATTTTCATGAATGTGGATGAATGTGGCTTTAGTGTGATAATACTTTTATTGGTTTGGACAGAACAGTGCTATACAAATTCAGtctttggaaaataatttatcTTTATAATATTTACTTACATACATAACATGTTATATCAAATACATTCATTATtatgataaaatgtaaatatctttttggttttcaccttttcttctatgccttttttttctgtaaatctgTTGTGTAGTAAACAGCAGAAAGAAGTCTGTTTAtgaaacaaagaggaagaagtCACAATAAGTTGTAACAGTGGAACGGAATAActtgacagtggaaagaaacaactgtaattgtttttttaagtacatGAAAATggatattattttattactgtTTAATGAACAAAAGTTGCTATTTTGGCATCTTTGAGGATAAAGGTGAAAACAACTGTCATGTCAGCcacaaaaacaaagctaatAAAACTTGTGAATATTTACAATCAGCATAATCGGTAACTGAAACATAATTAAAGATGCTGGATTTTCACCAACAGATAATTCTGAATGGCAAAATTAGAATATATTAGAgtggtttttcaaaatttgtcaTAATGACTTCAGTGTagcttaaaacatttaaagaattacCTTAATTTAAACTCTTCTGTTGATCATCCTTTGCATTGTAACCAACAAGCAtgaaaattaagattaaagaaagaATGCTTACTTGTGTTGCAATTGCAAGTTCTATTAATCTCAAGGTATcattacattttgtcatttataGGCACCTTTAGCTGCTTCTATTTTGGCACAGTAGacacatttcttttaatctAATTAACTATTAACATGTTTAATAAGGAGATAAATCCAAAAAGCCACTAAGGGGCTAGTACACAATGAACGTTTAAAAATGATTACTAAGATGTTGCTTTTGCAGCCTCAAAAGGCAAGTATTTGAAGAAATTTCCATTtgttttcagatatttactTTTCTTGCTTTTAAAGGTATGATTCAGAAACGTTCCACTAGAGGGAGACAGAAACCATACATTATATTACATGTTTGGTTCTTTCGTCATTGCTCACGTTCAAAAATTACTAAAACgcttttaaacttatttttagatcaaatGATTTTTTAAGTCAACTTGAAGCTATACAAAGCAAAGGAATGGTTTTATACTGCTCCAACAGCTACACAATTTAAACAATGTGTAGCTGCCAACGAAATCCACACCAAAGCAGTTTGTaacatttgctgtttttcacGTGTATTTGCAAACGCATACCATTTTCTCCCAGGGTAAGGATGAGAGGGTTGTTTAATCTCAGTGATGTTACATCTGCATCAACACAGAGAGCCTAAAACCTGCAGCCATTGAGCCTGTTGGTGCCACAGTCAAAGATCCAGATGAAAGAAATATTAGACTTCCACGATTAAGTTGCGTCATGTTATTAAATCAAACCCCACAGTCCCGCTTTCACTTTCTCTTCAGTCCCCgccttcttttttccccccagtgtcctgtctagcaatgtggcaataagaattgatgtcttaatgccaaatagagttCGACAGACTTtgctttcacaagcggagcaaTCAGCATTCGCcgtagtgctccacttgatttatgcatgcaaatagttttattgtgtttcCTGCAGGgataatttcaaattatatggacactacaatgggaaagtaggagagtaaaggaagaacaagaagagaaaaaaagaaagagaagaggtgaaagaaagaagagataaaagggaaataatgataaaacgtctttcgtctgcttcatcacctggaaagagagatgtaaaaagaacagcaaaacgaacagacatagtgtaacagatacaatagaacaacaccttgatgccattgctaaatcatatgtattatcatttaagctgacatgtgtaaagtgatacctgagaaaagaaagtgaaagaaaaaaataaataaataaattacgggctttctgtatataagtgaacatttaatacctgggacccagcacctgtgggtgtttgtgagagtgcaatAGTTTATGTGAAAAtgatccagaaggaaatagcttgatagtggttgtggagaaccaaaggcccgccttccctgagcaccgaggcaggagtcaggggacccataaccccggactcccaaaggggcccccaaagcagggcgccaAAGAGGGGCCAACaaaggaaatctgcaacccccccggggaaagaggagagacgaccccaaggaaatcccccagccaccgcaatgccgaagcCTCCAGAAGCCGTGgtgacgagcccgtgggctccgccggcagccagctatgctgaagtggtcccggccatgggccccgaGGGCCAGAGTCCCCAGGGGCGCCCTGGCCCCCTGGGGCTCGTCCGGGGCCCCCGCCGCGGGGGCGCTGCGAAGCAGccaccgggaatgggccggcacccACCGGGCCGGCACCCACCTGCAAAGCTGCCCCAAATCCAAGGGCCGGAGGGGGGCAGGATGTGGGGGGATGGGGTCCGCACCTAgcagagacttgagatgttcttgagGGAAAGGGAGTGGACCGGACCTgaacctgaaagaaaaaaaaaactcattcacaccatccctccctagtgccccactcaccacacacagacttacaaaaataaaaaaaacgctgtacacacattcccacataacacacCCAACCAACAATCCCAAGTGGGAGCCGGGGGGGTCACCACACTCCAACTAAACGACTGCCTGTGCCAGATCTTACACACCtttcaaaaagttaaatttttgtctcatcagtccacaagTTTTCTGTCAAAAGACTCAGTGATCAGATTTATGAATGTCCTTTGTGCCCTTTGTGATCAACTGGGCTTTTCTGATGGAGCCAAAGGGGAAGAAATGTGTACagtaataaaaacttttttagttttaaagcatcataaatgttttaaaaagaattgtgatttgtgaaaaattttgaaaaacggACATGGCTTGGATTAGAAAAGCCTAATTTATTACATTACATATTATCAATATAATGGATCAAGATGTTATGTATCTTAATGGCAACAGATGCTAATTTCATGGATAAACACAAATAGCTGCTGGACACAAGAAGCTCAtccttttgaaaaaataaaaaataaaaaaaatatatataaaaactttTACTCCCTGTTTGGCACCAAAATGCAGATTCTTATAAAAAGAGTTGTGTAATTGTAACCACTGTTAAAGTAAAATATCATGACAACTATTATAAaggcttttaattttttgattGCAGAATTGTTCTCATCCCTGAGCTATAAAAAGGATGAAGAGGcttttcatctgtttttcttATTGCATCTCATTGCAGTTTTGTTCTTCCCTTGTCTGCTCTTGAATCATAATTACTGAACATTAAagatgtttctgttgttttcataTTGAATATAATACTGAATATAATGACCTCAGAATACTCCTCCGTTATATGGCTTTTTCCTTCCAAAGGTGTCATTTAATCCTCTCAGCCAGTGATGTAAATGGAAATCTGTTCCAGCAGTAGCTAAACATAATGTGAGCTGTGTTTGATGTAGTGCTCAGTGTGAGGGAAaactgcaaagccatggacaatgcacgACTGTCTCTCTACGCTTCTTCGGGAGGagttaatgctgcttgtcaaggctTGATGCAaactactgggtttccttagataggaatcttttttaacaatgtgtataatctgacccaatctgtataatctgattgaatttgactttggaaagtgccttgagatgacatgtttcatgaatttcataaataaaatttaactgaattgacATTGAATGAACAGGTGAGTAAAtgacaaaaaggtaaaaaaggcGTGTACGTCCCTGAAAGTAttcttttttataaatgcatatcggtttatttcacattaaatcaTATTCTCTGTGTCACATGATGGACACCATGTCACGTGATCTTTCATCAGTGCCCCAATACCAGCTGTGGGTTCGTACCACGTTCATGGAATGTCAGATGTGGGTCAATGTTATAAAATCTTCCAATTCCCATTCAGGGGACTACATAACTGTTTGTTACATCGAAGTTTGCACAAAATAGTATaattttttcctctcctcctttttcttcctttttccccTTCCCCCTTCTTCCTCACTTTCTCCCGCTTCCTCCCCATCTTAACTGGCCGAATGTGACCTCGCCTCTTCCCGTCAAGTTGTTTTGGTTCCGGTTATGTGTGCGGCTGACTTTACCTCAAGTTTTTAAACCGTTTTGGCTCGAACAAAGCAGGATCATGAACTATTTTGGCCCACTGCTTCTCTTTCACATCACATCTTCAGGTAAGACGGGGTTACATGTTGTTACTTGTTTTCCATCCCAGCGGGACATTCCGATAGCTTTGTTTTCAGTTCACAGTGAGCATTTGCCAACGCCCTGGCGTTTGCCCATGAAACACGAGACACCTAGACATTGCCGTAGGCCTACAGATGTGACCATTACAGATCGACTCATTATAATGTACCAAGCTTTCATCGACTAAATTAACTTTCTTGCATATGTTCCAaccaaatacatgttttttttaatgatgaagtCACCGTCTTCCTAAACAAAAGATGCAAACCATTTTAGCGGATATAAAGTGTTTTACTACTTCATGCATTTTATGGAAGACAGGAGCCTACAATTAGGTCTTGTGCTTCCAAAGGTGTCATTTATTCCTCTCAGCCAATGATACAAATGGAAATCTATTCCAGCAGTAGCTAAACATAATGTGAACTGTGTTTGATGTATGTAATAACAGACCAATACTTGCTGTAACAACACTAAAAGCAGCCAGAATATTGCACCATGTGAAGATTAATGGCAGGCTTGTTTGTGGACAATAAGAATGTAAAAATGCATTCCTCATTTAGCATGAGGGTACGGCGTCACCTTTTCTGTGATATTCTCTCCCTTCAGTGAAACATTCCCTGAGATATTTCCTTACTGCTACCGATGGAGTCCCAGGCTTTCCAGAGTTCATCAGTGCTGCAACAGTGGATGAAGTTCAGGTGGGCTACTGTGACAGCAACATCAAGACAGTCAAGCCCAGACAAGACTGGATGAGGAGACTATTGGAAGGAGATCCTGAACACCTGAAGTGGTATTATCAGAAGTGTCTTGAAGAGGAGCATGCCTTCAGAGCAAAAATTAATAACTTTAAGCAACGCTTAAACCTAACTCAAGGTAATGTGTTATAATTTTCACCTCTTTAAGTTCCTTTCTTGTGGTATATCTAGGAGGCATCATACATTTagatttgtcacattaaatgccATTTTATGGTAGAAAAGGTCCACAGACTTTACATAAATAGTACTGTTGGATATATCTCTCAACCCAGCAAGGATGAAAAAAGATGCAGAAAAGTTACACCTCACGGTTTTCATCACAACATCATGATGAAATATAAATGACAAAGAGTTTTCCTGAGTTATCATTATCTTGTATTGATATTTTTCATTGTATATAATCTGGagttattatttacattttattatttattccaAATCTAGCTTtaggtttaatttttattttccaacacaTGATCCCTGGACGGTATTTGGTGGCCAAACTTcatactgaaaataaaacagtttctttTAACTTTCGGTTATTGCTTTGACTTCTTCAGGCTTcatcatttctttttacttcttcttgTACTTTGATTCTACGTAATAATTCCACTGGATGTTTTAGCcagtatgtttttaatctaattttgcCGTTAATTTcttgcaaaaaaatgtatttttatttctgtgacaCACTGAAGCTATTTTGAGTATCACAAGTTTATGTCTCAAATGTATATTTGAGACACAAACACCAAGGTCCAGAGGGCGGGGAACTTGGCgctccgatcctcggctgcagaagttGGCTCTTGgaacgtggaatgtcacctctctggtggggaaggaacCAGAGCTAGTGCGctaggttgagaggttccggcTAGAGCTAGTTGGACTTTCCTCGATgcatggctctggaaccagtttccttgagaggggttggacattcttccactctggagttgcccttGATGAAAGGCGGTGAGCAGGAGTCGGCCTATTTGTTGCAcctcatcttggtgcctgtacgttggggtttaCCCCGGTGAAAGATAGAGTCGCCTTCCTCCACATATGTGTGGgtggacgggttctgactgttgtttgtgcttatgcgcctAACAGCAGGTCAGATTACCCACAGTTTTTGGAGttcttggagggggtactggagagtgcccctcctggggactccctcgttttgctgggggacttcaacgctcacgtgggcaatgacagcgAGACCTGGAGGGGTGTGGTTGGGAGGATCAGCCCACCTTATCTGAACttgagtggtgttctgttgttggacttctgtgctcgtcatggattgtccataacgaacaccatgttcaggcataagggtgtccatatgtgcgtaagggcaccaggacaccctaggccgtagttcaatgatcgactctGTTGTTGTTTAATCTGACCTGCGGCCACATGtgttggacactcgggtgaagagaggggtggAGGTCTCCACcaaccactacctggtggtgagcagGCTCTGATGGTGGGGAGGAAGCCCCGGGGGcagatgagattcgccctgagtaccttaagactctggatgttgtggggctgtgttggttaacgcgactctgcaacattgcgtggacatcggagGCAGTttccctggattggcagactggggtggggTGGGGCCCCCCTAtataaaaagggggaccggagggtgtgttacaaccacagaggaatcacactcttaagcctccctggtaaggtctgtcctggggttctggaaaggagggtccgtcagaTAGTCGAAtcttggattcaggaagagcagtgtggtatTTGTCCTGGCCGtagaacactggatcagctctatgCCCTCGGAAGAGGATGTGGAAGCAGAAGAGGAGGGACATATGTATATTTGTCCTATTCAGCCATGAGATGTAACTGTATAGATAaaagctgtttctgttttttcttcaattgtTCTTGTCTTTTAGGTCCCTACATTTTACAGATAATGAATGGCTGTGATTGGGATAATGAGACTGGCGAAATTAAAGGGTATAATCGATATGGGTTTAATGGTGAGGACTTCTTAGCCGTGGACCTGAACAACCTGACATGGACTGCTCTTAAATCACAAGCTGTCATCATAAAACTTCTATGGGATGATGATAAAGCTAGATTAGAATATAATAAAAACTACTACAACAGCGAATGTCCTGTCTGGTTAAAGAATTATGTCCATCAAGGGAGGAGCTTTCTGCAGAGGACAGGTATTTGTATTGAAATTACACTATATTTAATACCTCTAAATCCTGAATCAGCAGGAATGATACGGATCATATTTAAGAGTATTTTCTCTCTGCAGAAAGCCCGTCTGTATCTCTGCTCCAGAAGACTCCCTCCTCTGTGGTCAGCTGCCACGCTACAGGTTTCTACCCTGACAGAGCTGAAATATTCTGGAGGAAAGACGGAGAGGAGATTCATGAAGGTGTGGAAAAAGGAGAGATCCTCATGAACAATGATGGGACCTTCCAGATGAGTGCTGAACTCAACATTTCATCCATCCAGCCTGGAGGCTGGAGGAGATATGACTGTGTGTTTCAGCTCTCTGGTGCTGAAGATGACATAATAGTCACACTGGATAAATCTGTGATCCGTACAAACTGGGGTAAGATGCACCTCTGTGATGGCTCCACTAATTTAGGAGAGCAAACTGAAATTATTAAGCAATATATGTACCCTTCAAGAGCACATTATTTCTTGGTATATTCATGCATATTTGAACAAGGCATTTTAAAACCACTTTAAGCACATAAACTGGAGAGGAAGAAAAGGGACCTCAATATTACGTCCAGTCATAAGTTAAATGTCCGATCAACGGGCTCTTTTAGAGCATTTCAGCCAAAGACACATTGGAAATCTCACAGCAGTAAATAAGAATTATATCAACAATGTTGTCTGTTTTCTGCCACTATAGTCAATTTACAGGTAGATGTTAGTGTGAGGtttgccctgtttttttttttttaaaagcccttCATCACATGACATCTAAGGCAGTAAGATATTTTTTACTctatgtttttaaacaatattatgCCTTCTTGAATTTCTTCATTGTGTCATTAGTTGCGAAGCGGGAGCATCGCAACCAAAGACACATTACAAACTCAACGtcagtaaataaaaattatatcaaGAATCTTGTCTCTTTTCTGCCAATATAGTCAATTTACAGGTAGATGTTAGTGTgaggtttgtcttttttttctctcgaaAAAAGTCCTTCATCACATGACATTTTagggcattaagacaacaaacaaacaagattaCGCCttcttgaatttatttaacaaaacagCTTAATTTCCTAACTGTTTGGCCCAT
This genomic window contains:
- the LOC105923692 gene encoding major histocompatibility complex class I-related gene protein, translating into MNYFGPLLLFHITSSVKHSLRYFLTATDGVPGFPEFISAATVDEVQVGYCDSNIKTVKPRQDWMRRLLEGDPEHLKWYYQKCLEEEHAFRAKINNFKQRLNLTQGPYILQIMNGCDWDNETGEIKGYNRYGFNGEDFLAVDLNNLTWTALKSQAVIIKLLWDDDKARLEYNKNYYNSECPVWLKNYVHQGRSFLQRTESPSVSLLQKTPSSVVSCHATGFYPDRAEIFWRKDGEEIHEGVEKGEILMNNDGTFQMSAELNISSIQPGGWRRYDCVFQLSGAEDDIIVTLDKSVIRTNWASPPEIPVAAVAGGVAAFLLLGVAVIVGVFWLRKCNGFQQVDGEE